In one window of Streptomyces roseofulvus DNA:
- a CDS encoding MraY family glycosyltransferase: MRDYLLTLCVTAAVTYLLTGPVRKFAIATGAMPEIRARDVHREPTPRLGGIAMFFGLCAGLLVADHLQNLNSVFDQSNEPRALLSGAALIWLIGVLDDKFELDALIKLGAQMISAGVMVAQGLTILWLPIPGVGTVALTQWQGTLLTVALVVLTINAVNFVDGLDGLAAGMVCIATGAFFLYAYRLWYGYTIEAAAPATLFAAILMGMCLGFLPHNMHPARIFMGDSGSMLIGLILAASAISITGQVDPDTLKIFEGSTREATHAALPVFIPLILPLTIIAIPMTDLVLAIVRRTWKGQSPFAADRGHLHHRLLEIGHSHSRAVLIMYFWSALIAFGTLAYSVHSTSMWIVLVITVLSAIGLVLLLLPRFSPRAPRWAEAVVPPRYRRRKPVPEPEPEHEAAADERVPVPAGLHGSTAIGHRSRFSDRRKAGTPS, encoded by the coding sequence GTGCGTGATTACCTGCTGACGCTCTGTGTCACGGCCGCGGTGACCTATCTGCTGACCGGTCCGGTGCGGAAGTTCGCCATCGCGACCGGCGCGATGCCGGAGATCCGCGCGCGGGACGTGCACCGAGAACCGACTCCGCGGCTCGGTGGCATCGCCATGTTCTTCGGTCTCTGCGCGGGCCTGCTCGTCGCCGACCACCTCCAGAACCTCAACAGCGTCTTCGACCAGTCGAACGAGCCGCGGGCGCTGCTCTCCGGCGCCGCGCTGATCTGGCTGATCGGCGTCCTGGACGACAAGTTCGAACTGGACGCGCTGATCAAGCTGGGCGCCCAGATGATCTCGGCCGGCGTCATGGTGGCGCAGGGCCTGACGATCCTGTGGCTGCCCATCCCCGGCGTCGGCACGGTCGCCCTGACCCAGTGGCAGGGCACGCTGCTGACGGTCGCCCTGGTGGTCCTCACGATCAACGCGGTCAACTTCGTGGACGGCCTCGACGGCCTCGCCGCCGGCATGGTCTGCATCGCCACCGGCGCCTTCTTCCTGTACGCGTACCGGCTCTGGTACGGCTACACGATCGAGGCGGCGGCCCCCGCGACCCTCTTCGCCGCGATCCTCATGGGCATGTGCCTGGGCTTCCTCCCGCACAACATGCACCCGGCGCGGATCTTCATGGGCGACTCCGGCTCGATGCTGATCGGGCTGATCCTGGCCGCGTCCGCCATCTCGATCACCGGCCAGGTGGACCCCGACACCCTGAAGATCTTCGAGGGCTCGACCCGCGAGGCCACCCACGCGGCCCTGCCGGTCTTCATCCCGCTGATCCTGCCGCTGACCATCATCGCGATCCCGATGACCGACCTGGTCCTGGCGATCGTGCGGCGCACCTGGAAGGGCCAGTCGCCCTTCGCCGCCGACCGCGGCCACCTGCACCACCGGCTCCTGGAGATCGGCCACTCGCACAGCCGGGCGGTGCTGATCATGTACTTCTGGTCGGCGCTGATCGCCTTCGGCACGCTCGCGTACTCGGTGCACTCGACGTCGATGTGGATCGTGCTGGTCATCACCGTGCTGAGCGCCATCGGTCTGGTGCTCCTCCTGCTGCCGCGCTTCTCGCCGCGGGCGCCCCGCTGGGCGGAGGCCGTCGTCCCGCCGCGGTACCGGCGCCGCAAGCCGGTGCCCGAACCGGAGCCGGAGCACGAGGCCGCCGCGGACGAGCGGGTTCCGGTGCCGGCCGGGCTGCACGGCTCGACGGCCATCGGTCACCGTTCGCGCTTCTCCGACCGGCGGAAGGCCGGAACGCCGAGTTGA